Proteins from a single region of Argopecten irradians isolate NY chromosome 7, Ai_NY, whole genome shotgun sequence:
- the LOC138328538 gene encoding uncharacterized protein has product MSALHASPLLHAHERKVHENDECQSTPTRTLARGMALKNSMSFIRSPLSKPGPGSPAVKEEPCYVECICNREMKTVLCRSCGMTFKGRVRRTCALHPNEIHLMDLECCPNCKATHMKEFTESMGSKRNI; this is encoded by the exons ATGTCGGCACTGCATGCTTCACCACTTCTCCATGCACACGAGAGAAAAGTTCATGAAAATGACGAATGTCAGAGCACCCCAACCAGGACACTCGCTCGTGGAATGGCGCTGAAAAACTCGATGTCGTTCATCCGCTCGCCTCTCTCAAAACCTGGGCCTGGTTCGCCTGCTGTG AAGGAGGAGCCTTGCTATGTTGAGTGTATTTGTAATAGAGAAATGAAGACAGTCTTGTGTCGGTCCTGTGGAATGACCTTTAAAGGTCGAGTACGACGCACCTGTGCATTACACCCTAACGAGATTCACCTGATGGATCTGGAGTGTTGTCCCAACTGTAAAGCCACACACATGAAGGAGTTTACAGAATCCATGGGCAGTAAACGTAATATATAA